The Aquila chrysaetos chrysaetos chromosome 25, bAquChr1.4, whole genome shotgun sequence genome includes the window CCTGATTACCCAGGAAGtaccacagcaaaacaaatatgGATCTTTTATGAAAGCATCATAAAAGGCTGAGATAAacgttattttttttaaatgtatccATATGCCGTATCACCCACTGGAAGTAAGTGTAAATACCCAAATTAAAGAGGCAAAGTGTGTTACCTTCTCCAGTTGAGCCCTTCTATCCGAAATGTGTGGCGCTCACAGAGGCCTTGAAGAGCAGAGGAGCGTGGTGCTCGCAGCCTCCCTCTGTCCAGGGGAGCCTGACCGGAGAGCACGGAGCTGTGCGGAGCATGGGCTCCTTGGCAGGCAGACCCTGCTGCAGCCGGATTTGACCACAACCttattttgttcacttttcTTCTGGTAGAATCACATTAAACAAACTTCTTGCTCTCATGGGGGATTTCATTTTCTACGCTCACTAGAAGCCTGTGAGATTGTCCTTGAAGATAACCGTATTTTGGATTTTTAGGGCTGTAAGGGAATCTTACGAAACAAGCAGCTGCTGGACTCTGTTGTTCTGCCGCAGCTGATGGAAGCTCAGTCACCGATGGTGAGTTCTGGTCTGCATCTTAAATCTAACACTTGAATGTGATGGCTGAACTTGGCAAATTACCCCTTCTCTAATTGATCTTTTCAATAATGAACCCTTCTCACACAGATATGCTTACATCCATTTCATTTATAACTTGTGGGGGTTTTTATTCTTACAGGGGGACTATTAAGACTCAGATCAAGTATTAGCATAATAATTGGTTTTACATCAACAATCTGAAAAGCCTTATGaataactaaaaccaaaatcacCTAATGgctgctctgtttttcattacAGCTTTATTCTGACTTTTTCTATTGTGGGAAAGGAGATGAAGTTGTAGATCACTTATAAAATGCTCCTGCTCAATGGACTGGCTAAAATAACACACGCAAAGTCACAAAAATCACCATCCAGCTAATCTGCAAGACCAAGTTCCAAACACATTCTGGAAATGTATTAAGGATTTCTAGACATAAACCTAAATATTAACTTTCTTACTAATGCAAGCAGAGCATTTTATGTGCCAAAATACATACacactatatatacacacacacagagtatatatgtatacatgcaaCATTAAGCATGTACTATGAATTTCTACAACTTACTAGTTTCTCATGATGTATGACAGCATCATATATGAAAGGATTATTTCTCACATACTGAATATAATCACAATTCTCATTTCATTTACCTCAGAGGGGTTCTTAAAGCAAAAGATGGGGTCTTATGTTCAtacctgttttaaaatagtctttactatttcaaaatagtcttcacaaatacataaatacatgttGCTTGTGCAAGTTAGTAGTCTTATATTATGCATAATAACATTcttcacagtttaaaaacatgCCAAATAAATACTCCCAACCTTGAATTGAGAATTCCACTCCTGGCTAGTGGTTGGAAGACAAGAGACATGCCTTCAAAAGAAGGGCGACACCTACGCATGGTTCTCATCCTACCACCAAAAATGTGGATTTTGAATCCTACTGCAATAAAACTGCTAGTCCCCCATCTGTAGCAATGCATTTTCAGGACTTGGGCTGCCACTattccaaaccagaaaaaatttATATGACCGCTAAGGGGAAAACATTGCAGAGGAAACATgttccctgtccccagctgaaactgaagatttctttctactttataaaacttcagaagaaagaaacaagtccTCTAAAAGAAGTACAGTTATTTTACTTGTTTGCTGTCCTTAGAACAGCTGTGTTGCCCACTCTAAACACAGATAAAACACCAAAAGAAAGGGCTAATTATCTTCTGGTGCATGAGGCTGAAGACCAGAGATTCTCAAGAACTCAGCGAGTTCCTCCTTATGatccatttctgtttccttgtcATCCTGATACAAGGGAGAACAGCATTGTTTTTGCAGACATTAGGCAAAACGTGCAGAGGTACCTGGGTGAGGTTGTTTTGCAACCTCATCCTAATGTTGCATTTCAGTAATCCCTATAGAGACCATACGTACCAAAGTCACCATGTCCCTTCCATAGGCTTTGGATGAGACGCTAAACTCTCAGGAAATAATGcatcaaaatgtatttgataCAGAATACCTTTTCTGATGCAGGTATTACCTTTTTTATTGTCTCTGAGACTAACAGCAAATTGAAGCTGGGCTGTAAGAGCGATGGAGAGGAGGTCTCAAAGGGAAAGGCTAGTTgattgaaaattatatttttcagcCAGAATGATACAATGATTCAGTCAAGTTTCAAACTTTGTGGCTCCAAAAGAAAGACATGTGCTGGCGAgatgtattttgctttcaacTGCTTGTAGCTGCAAGCCTGTGTTTCCAAAATCATTCTGCAAGGATCAGGGGAAATGTATTGGCAATTCTCTGATCCTGTGCAGAGGAGGAGAATTAAACAAACCATCTACCTTGAAAATGAGATAGAAAAGCATACTGAGTATCAATAATAAGAggttgctgcagcacagagcaatGCACCTCACAGACTACAGCCACAGCATGTGGCATGAATAACCTGGCAGTCTGCTTGACTTTGATCCCAGCCCATTCATGCAAAAAACTGGGTACTAGAGCACAACAGAAACCCAGTTTCTACGGTCAGCTAAGCAAGGAATCACTGTAGGTGACAGTTCTAGCATTGAAGCCTGCAGCAAATTATTCTAAAGAGCCACACTAGAATTTAGAGAATCAAGAATCATGactgcactgaaatcagtggtaAAACTCTTGTCTTCAGTGTGGTAGTTTCATGTAGACCTGTGTTTTTTAAGGCTCTGAACCTTCCCAATTCTGAATTTAGTTGCTTGATTTTAGGTCCCTAAATTtggtgagggaggaaaaaaaaaaataaaaatcaaccaCCCAGTCCTCAGACATTACTGGAGTTTAACTGCCCAAACAGCTAACTGCAGAGACAAGGATAGTTTCCAGGGGCCACTTTTTGCtgactttttgttgttttgtccgctttttgttgttttgaaacaCTTGTTTGTTTGAAACCAAGCAGAAAGATCTAGAAGATGTGGACTCCCTGGAAGGCCCAGGAGTACTTggcttttaaaggaaactgaACTGGGTACGGAGAAGAGCTTGAGGCAGCAAAAAGTGACATGCCCAAACAAGTGCATTCAAGAAACTAGTGATTAGTTTTATAATCATGTAATCTAATGCTCCTAGAAACCTTAGGAGTGAAATAGTGAAAAGTGTTCGGAAATCTCTGTGGAATAGTAAGGAGCATTACAAAAAATgaagctactgtcaaaaagaaTGAAGTAAACATTGTATTTATTgacaattgttttcatttcagcagttgCTAGTACAGAAATTGTTTCACTGGCATAAGCAAAGTGTTTACtctcaagaaataaaatattttactttctcaaAATTACAGTTCTCCAAATCTCACTTTACAGCTGCAGTAGACACAGAACTCCAGGCAGTGAGACACAGCTGTAAAAGACCTACTCTCCTGCCTAAAGATGTTATTGTTCTCCAACAATACCTTCTTATTTAATGAATAGAAGAGGACTCCAAGGCTGGAGACGTTTTTgtcaaataatgaaaattcaCACCAGAAAAGGAAATCTTCATTCAGTagacaaaattaacaaaacctGAGGATGAACAGCCAAGAACTGATATAGCCTTAAAACCTGGCCCACTCTAGCATGTGCAACTGTAAGAAGTAAGGGTGTGTAAACTACAATACATGCTTCTTCATAAAGCTAAGAGCTAAATGTTAAACAGAGATGTGATCATCCAAAGCAGATCAAGGGAGTTTTTTCACTGGTTTCACCTCTAAGTGGCTGCAGAAATAGACTGATCCTGTAGCAGGTGTCTACTATGGCAAAGAATCTGTCTACAAATTGGGTCACCTGCCAAACAGCAAACTTGATTTTAAGGACCACCAGAAGTGGTACAGGAGTTTTGTCTATTGTGTGCAAAGATCAGAACAGAGGGCAAGCAATGAAGCTACTTCTGTATGAGAGAGTATTTGTGGAAAAAGCATGGGAGAAGCTGGCACTGCTTATCATCAACACATGtattaaacaagaaaagtttATGAAGGTCAAATGGTAGTGTCAATAAAGAGGAGTCTTTCCATCTTCAGTAAATGATAGGAGAGCTGCATTCAGTTTAAACATGCTGCATTTAAGGACAGAGCATTTGAACCACTCAAATCCATGCCTCCCTTTTCTGCAGCTTGGAGCTAGACAATCGATATCAGCAATATCTCTTCACTGATCTTGGATGCTATCTAAAAGAGATGGGTCACCAGCCAAATTCTGGTGAACCTATGGACATTCAGGACTAGAATGGAGTTGTATGGTTTGTTCTCTTTCCCAGCAGTGCTTCAGGAACTGAAACCATGGTACCGACATTAGAAGTTTTGCAAGCAGGCACAAACATCACATCTTGGTCTTATCTATAGTTTTTGATGCTCAGGCATTTAACAAAAATAGGTCAGAAGGAGGGCAGTTCCATCAGAGAAATTTATATAGTTTTAACAGAATGAAAGAACTTCTGTTAAATTCCAAACAATGCTACATCCGTCCCCACtctttgtttcttaattcaTTCCGCTTGATCTTCCCAGTGACTGTCTTTGGCAGCTCTTGGACAAATTCCACctaaataaagacagaaaacaatgtAGCATGTTCTACAGAGTTGATTTTCCAAGACTGGCTCTCAGCATATGTTGAAAACTAAGGGGACTCCCATCAGTAAGAACTGCTCGCCTAAAGAATCAAGTCCAAGCCAAATCAAGGCAGCAGATTATGCCACTTGTGAAACCATTTCTTTGGCTGCCTAGATGGCCAAACATCTGCGTAGCTGCCTCCCAGCTAACCAAACTGAGTACTGTAACATGAGTACTGTAACAGAAGGATGAATACCTAAATGGTATCAGAGGTCAGAGATGAatgacaaaagaagaaaaaagggatgtTATTAGCACAAAGTCTTTAGTCTGCACAGCTGAACTAAGGCACTGCTGGTAACTCTTTTCCTGTAGTGCTGGGATTACTGAGACACACCAAGTGTATCCTCCTGAGCTTTCCTCTTATTTATTAACTGTGAGGACCAGTAGATAAAAACTTATTCAGATTCAGTCAGGTACTACCCTAAAGTCACCGGAGGGTGCTTGGTTGaagattaaatacaaaatggagAATTATGATTGTGAGCCTGACTTAGAACATGCAGATCTAACTAGGGTATCATACGAAGCCTAGAAATTTTTGAGAGGTTTAAACAAACACTTTACTCAAATGTATGAAAAACAATGTAAACTAATGTTATTTAGGAAAGATTTTCTGGAGCCAGTGCCCTAGCTGAATGTTCACCACTGTCTCTTTCAGGTGAACCATGAAAATCCAAATAGTAATTCTCCTGAGATTTATGGAAGGGTGCCCTAGTTTAAAGTTTATCGTCAGAAGTATTTACCTTTCTAGGGTATTTATACGGAGCGGTAGTTTTCTTGACATGCTCCTGCAAGTCACAGGTTAAGCTCTCCAGGTCACTGGCTGAAAAGGTCGGGGACAGGACCACAAATGCTTTCACAACCTATAAGGTAAGGTTGACAAAAGTGAACTGACACCATCCATTTTTAAGAGCTGATATACAGGTTACCAGTGAGCAGTACTGCTCAGAGTCATGACATGCAAAAGGGAGGAACAGAGAAACCAGCACAATATAAGAAATGGTTGTGCCCAGGTTCTGCACATGTATGTGCAGAAGGGAAAGCTGAAAGCAGTCTTCCTGCCCTCATTACAAAGCATGAGCATTTGCTCTATCCTCTCAGTGGGGGTCAAGAAGAAGGAGTAATAAGAGGTGTCTCTGCAGAGTTCTCCCTGAAGCTGAGGgacattttgtttctctctgaagTTCACATTGAGGACAGCAGGCCCCTATCATCCCAGCACAGGACTATGCTTTCTCCATACGTGTAGCCCAAGTCTAATGCTAGGGCAGTTATAGTATAACTTTGGCTACACCAAGACAGCCAGAAAAGACAATTTCAGCATATAGACAAGTGCTTAACAACAAGGGGAAGGTAAACATCACTGTAATGTTCTTCACAGAGAAGACCTTCTTgggatgaaaagaaacaaagaagagcAAAGGCACATGAAAGGGAAGGGATTTTCCCTGTCACCCCAAGTAGGATTATCCATGATGACATGACTGCCTTAGAGCTGTACATTATTCAGTAAAGTAGGAACTGCTTCATACAGttatatatttaaacaaacatattgcttccccccccgccctgttCAGCATCATTACCTCTCCTCTGAGGGCATCTGGGCTGCTGACAACAGCTGTTTCTGCTACTGCTGGGTGCTCTATCAGGGCACTCTCTACTTCAAATGGCCCAATGCGATACCtaggtaagaaaagaaaaatgtaggaTTTGGTTTTATGAGCTGGAAAACCTGTaccaaatgttttttaattgtcatattgaagaaaaaaaccaaaccaaaccaaaccaacaaccaacTATAGAAACTTCAAGCAGAATAGGAAAGTTGGCTGTGTGAGAAGGTAGGAGCATTTCATGGTGGTCATGTGGTAGAGGACTGCTGGGGCTGTGGATACCTCTccatctctcccttttccttctggctCCTAAGCTGGAGCTCCATCCCACCCCAATAGCTGGGGTCTGCAGTACCAGCTGATGCCACCTTATGGCTGATGCCACCTTATGGTATCACGTCATACAGTATcaaattgtttcatttcaacatgttaaaaataaaatgtttcaatgCTCTTTGAGTCCAATAGAGATGTCCTTCAATTTTAGTCAAAAACCAAACTAGATTAAAATCCCTCCTCTGCCAATGGAAGTCTTCACTCTTTGTTGAAACAGACGAGATGTTGCAGGGGAAACGGATACAGAGATGCCACTGACATCACCAAGATGATACGGCAGGTCTATGAAAAGCTAATAATAAAAGCAAGTATTCCTAAGTCAAGAGGTCAATACATTCATCACAGGACTATCATGTCAGAAGCTCACTAGGAACACAACATATAAGATTATACAACAGCAGATTTAGAAAGGAAGCATGCAAACTGACCCTGAAGAAATGATGATGTCATCGTCTCTTccaataaactgaaaatacccATCTTCATCCATAGTCCCTCTATCTCCAGTGACATAAAAGTCCCCACGTtcactttctgctgttttcttaggGTTATCCTCAAAGCGGTTTACAAACAGGAGTTTAGATTTTGAGCATGCATTAGCTATACATTATGTTATAATGCACATAATGTTAAATGCACTAGAACTTGATTTTTCAGGCAAGGATGTTCAAGAATTGTACTGACATTGCtataaattacaataaaataggtttaaaaaccagaaacattttgattctttaaaaaaattttaactcAATCTTGAGCaaattcttctcttcccttttctaaCATCCTTgaatccaaacaaacaaattactctggtaataaataataaactggtgaaaaatattcagctttttGAACCACTATGCAGTTGGAGAGATTTTGGGGAGATCGGTggtggtgaggaagaaaataaagtcctTACTACATATTCAGAGAATAAACCAAGCGGTCTTATCGGTTTGCTTCTGACAGCAATTTCCCCCTGTTGTCCTGGAGGCAGAATATTAGCATTTTGGTCTATGATCTAGAATGAAAAGAACATGTATGTTAGTccaatgggagaaaaaaaaaaacaaccaacaaacaaccaaaccccaaaccaaccaaccaaaaaacccccatgaaAGAATCTAAAGAGCAGCTAACAAACCTGAACATCATAAAAGGGAGCTGCCTTCCCCATTGATCCAGGTTTAATCttcattcctttaaaaacagagcagaTTACTCcctgtaaaaatcaaaatcaaaacaaagttttgcaggagaaaattGCTACATTCACATTCAattcattaaatgtattttctagaaTAATTCCAAAGTAAGGAATTAAGATTCATAGGATCCTGTATGTCAGTGCTGTATGGTACAGATCAGCAAAATCAAGAAACTCCCTGAAAGAATGCTGTTCCATTATCTGCGAAGAATTCATGCTCTCTGCTAACCAGTCTTCTTCCTTAGATTCAAACTCTGCCCTCTTGTCTGTCACTGTTACTTGGAATTTGCTTAAGGACATTTATGGAAATATTAGAGCACATCTTCTCCCAACAATCCATGTTTCTGGCAGGGTCTGTGAGGAGAGCCACAAAAGGGTGTTCTTTCAGAAGGtatcggggtggggggggggagattaCTGAAACATtcatggaaaggaaggaagaaacaggCTGTATTCTTTCAAAACAACCTTAAAACATTGTAAAGCACAAAGGAATGACAAAGATTTAATAGAATATTGACCCACAGACATACCGTTTCGGTCTGGCCATATACCTCATGGATGTCCAGCCCAGTCTTGCTTTTCCACTGCGCCATGACTTCTGGGTTGAGTGGCTCCCCTCCACTTACGCAGTGCTTCAGGTTCATGAATTTGTAGCTTCACAGGGAGTTAAAAAACAAGAGGCAGTACTTAAATCTATTGGGCCAGACAAGGAGCATGTAACTGTAAACAAATAATACTGGAGAGCTGTTTACTGGGAGTTAGTCCAGTAGTGGGGAAATCAGAGGATTCCTGATTCTTTGGCTCCTGATACAACAAGGATATCAGTCTGTGCTCAACACTATATATATGAGTAGTAGTAGTTGGAGTTaaacacacatgaaaaatgaagtaaaatttttgCTGAAGTCAGCTGGGATTTAAGGACATGCCTATAACTAACCACAGAGCGATTTGTTGAGCCAGGGCCCTGATTGTTGACCCTCTGCAACAGCCCAAGTAAGAAGGTGCAAGACGGGAGGAAGCAACAGTGGCAGGCAGTGAGaactggagcaggggatgatGTACAACTGCCACAAGTCACTCCTCACAGTTACGTTGATACTGACTTTCTAGGACAACAGTCCTTCCCAAAGCACAGACAATTAATGTGGTAACTGAAAATTACGATAAAGAATTTAACAGGCACTCAGTTTCATAGCCTCAGGGATTTGCTCGCAAATTCAGTACTGAAAGTCTcaaatttctgaaggaaaacatcaaGTTTCTCTATGTTTGATCATAAAACTCGGCAAAACTCACAAATTTTGTATGATGGTCTTTTCAGGAAGGTTACTTTAAACTAAATTACTACCCTATTCTGGTCAACCAGCTAGATCTGGGAGATCACTAAAGTTTAGTGAGGGTAAATTAAACATTAGTAAATAATTTGACGTACTTGGAGAGATCATTTTGCACCAGCATGCGAAACAATGTCGGAGCACCAACCAGTGTGTCAATGGGGAATCTGCAGAGAGTCTAGTGAGTTAAACAACAAGATGGACATATTAAGTCAAAAAACTGCCTTGTGGATGTACAGTGAACAGGTGATATAGGGGGAAAATGTAGCTCTCCTTTCTATGAAAAAGCACCATATGTTCTCTGTTGGGTAAGAAGCCCTCCTGCAGAGATTCACAGTATATTTGATGGGACAAAATCCCATGCTAACATGTCTACATGACACCCAGACTGCACAGCTTGGAGCATGGCCAGAATAAGCCTGCCTCTGTCTACATTATAGGGAGATTTTCACTTTCATCTTGGCCAGTGTGGGCAGAGAAACTCTTCAGTTTCAGTCTGCATTACTGATGCAGCTGATATTACTTCCACAGTCACTAGAACAAAAGACAAGCAATTAGTGCTGCTTTTGGATGATTTTCATTCACGTGCTCTCCAGCTATGAGCAAAATGTATGAATGAACCACAGGTTTGGCCACTTCTGgtacattaaaaatgcaaatagggTCTTTACACAACAGATACAGCATCTCGAACACAACTATGGACACGACCCTCATGAAAGCTATGGCTGctgttaagaatttttttttttgcgccCTTTCTGCAGATTAACACATCTCCATGAGTTTTTCCTTACGTTTAGGATGGTTGCTGATTCAATCTGTGGTAGCCTATGTATAAAGATGCATGATCCAAAAACCCAGGGATCAAAAACACATGCCAGTGAAGCCATTATCCATCCTGTGTCTGCTGTGTTCCATATCACGTCTGAGGGAGTCAAATCCAACCAGTACCTgatagagcagaaaaaaaaatgaacaaaaagataatgaaaaatttttgcttaaaaaaaccccaccacaaacaaagaaaaccaaaaaaaccaagcccaagatttctgaacaaaatataTGGGTCCTGGGCACTCTGAGTAAGTTTATTTTATGAGCTAGCTCTAGGATAAAAGGCCACCTAAcaatatatttgcataaatatatatatatacacacacacgtgcatgTATATCATACATATATGATGTCAGTCATAACATAGCATAAAAAGAGGAGTCTGAATTTCAATAAAGTGACTTTGCGCTAGGTAGGAAGATAGggctgaagcagcagcattcaTGGATACTGTGTTGGACACCAGATATTTCAGTTCTAAGGCTGCTGAGGGACCAGGGTGATCCGTGCAACCAACATAAACTCTGCTTCTGCTCATCTATACATGTCACAAAGCTTTTTGCAGCCCAAACAGCATGGTATCTCTTGGTTCTTTGTGCTAAAGTATTCCCAGCTGATGGCTGTCCTTTGAACAACTCTAAAACAAGGGTAAGAGatattcactgaaaaatggaaacactggGGGCAATCCTATGCCCCTAGAAATCTGCTGGAATTTCTAGTCCGATTTCAAAGGGAGAATGACTGGGGCTGTAAATTGGTATTTCTTATTCGGTAATTTTTCATCAGTTCTACTACGCAGCTTCAATTATCCCATGTTCGACCAGGCTCAAACCTTTCATACCTTTCACTTAAAAGGGGTCTGAAACCAAGACTACCCTGGGAATGTTCAGTCATCTTTGGAGAACCTGTGGTTCCACTGGTAAAGAAGATACTCATTGAGTCTCGAATCCTTGTTTTGACGCAGGAATGGTCAGCAGAttggtttctttaaaacagagaatGCAATCGTGACTTCAGTGGTTACTTTACACAGGCTTCAGAATGCAATGACGTATTGCATATTGCAGAACTTCTACCCCAATAAGCTTCACAGAAGCTTTTCACCAAATTAGACTAAAATAATGTGGAGTTAGACTTCCTCAGATAGACTTCCCCTTCAGAAGAACAGGATAGAAAATTCCCAGAACAAGACCACTGTTAGTAAACAACTCTGATGTGGATCAGCAATCAAGCAGTCATGATTAACACCTTAACGTTGGCATTTGATAAGTATTTGTAGTCAATGAATAGTTGTAAATGAGCACTTGTGGAGAACAGGTCTGCTTTCTGCATCGTGACTGCAGTGTCACTAACTCATACTCACTTGTACAGGTCAGTGAAGTTCAGCCATCCCTCCCGACTGCCTTTGGACACGATTagcttgcttttcagaaactgaCACTCAGATGCCACTGAGTCCACGGCAGGAGCCAGTGTGTCATCGGTAACGATGCACGCGGCCTTTGATGCCTGGAGTCGATATAATATGTCTTTGGCTGATAATTGGGATATTCCCGGAATTAAGACAATTCCTGGAAGAGCAATAAAGTTAGTTTGGGATGGCATTTTTTACATCTGCTTCTTTTCTAAGAACGTAAACTATTAACTATTCCCAAAACTGACCTCTGAGATGAATTTGCCCTGGCACTCCCAAGCCAAACAGTTATAGTGGAGTAATGCAGCTGCTTGTGCTTTCCTGTAAGTAATGAAATGTGGACCTGTCTGGTGAGTTCCATGGCTCTTCCTTGCCTTCTGTCATCTCCATGCCTGCTGCACAGGCCACCTGTCCTACAGCACCTAGTGCAAAACCCTCAGGACTCCCTGCGTAAATGGTAGCTAGGCCACTCACTAgattattacattatttttcctttataaaccATATAAATTCTTGATCCTCTCAACTGACTTGCATTAACCAGTTTTACCAGTCTCAGATATGCTCACTG containing:
- the LOC115335994 gene encoding acyl-coenzyme A synthetase ACSM4, mitochondrial-like — translated: MNRMKRIYPSQLSIYTVHSKQTLKSLWTLKPPNRTFRGHPRLLASDVYSQYESVRRGEQEIPKYFNFASDVLDKWSEIEKAGKRPSNPAFWWINGKGEEVKWSFEELGFLSRKVANALTKGCGLQKGDRIVVILPRIPEWWLVNVACMRAGIVLIPGISQLSAKDILYRLQASKAACIVTDDTLAPAVDSVASECQFLKSKLIVSKGSREGWLNFTDLYKNQSADHSCVKTRIRDSMSIFFTSGTTGSPKMTEHSQGSLGFRPLLSERYWLDLTPSDVIWNTADTGWIMASLACVFDPWVFGSCIFIHRLPQIESATILNTLCRFPIDTLVGAPTLFRMLVQNDLSNYKFMNLKHCVSGGEPLNPEVMAQWKSKTGLDIHEVYGQTETGVICSVFKGMKIKPGSMGKAAPFYDVQIIDQNANILPPGQQGEIAVRSKPIRPLGLFSEYVDNPKKTAESERGDFYVTGDRGTMDEDGYFQFIGRDDDIIISSGYRIGPFEVESALIEHPAVAETAVVSSPDALRGEVVKAFVVLSPTFSASDLESLTCDLQEHVKKTTAPYKYPRKVEFVQELPKTVTGKIKRNELRNKEWGRM